One segment of Pseudobythopirellula maris DNA contains the following:
- a CDS encoding pectate lyase family protein: protein MRFLRVWCSCASGVLLLLGLAACLQAAPHQPTGFASVAALGLSGTTGGAGGAVVIAENESQLAGYLAGDTPRVVAVRGSIEISDFGREIPIGSNKTVIGLGDDAEIVYGGFRIISESNVIVRNLTIRDSYVEGDDDGKTQDYDGIQVDNSHHIWIDHVHLTRMGDGLIDLRGAGLDYVTISNSILSEHNKALGVGWTDDTNQKVTIHHTWIHDTHQRNPAFDNVIGHFYNNLLEDISSYGLNPRGSAQVVSENNIFDNVIRGYLVEDNAQFVANGDVLINSGSPLRPRGTPFSPSDYYDYTLDPTDTLREQIMANSGPQTSVGVLPIAGDYNADGSVDAADFTVWRDRLGEPAGALPNDASGQPIGDPQLQVWRDNFGQNQELILASASSAVPEPGALGLVWCGALLSVFRVRRAPRRRE from the coding sequence ATGAGGTTCCTGCGCGTTTGGTGTAGCTGCGCTAGCGGCGTGCTTTTGTTGCTCGGCTTGGCGGCTTGCTTGCAAGCGGCGCCGCACCAGCCGACCGGGTTCGCATCGGTCGCGGCGCTCGGGTTGAGTGGCACGACCGGCGGCGCCGGCGGGGCGGTCGTCATCGCCGAGAACGAGTCGCAGCTCGCCGGCTACCTGGCGGGCGACACGCCGCGCGTGGTCGCGGTGCGAGGCAGCATCGAGATCAGCGACTTCGGCCGCGAGATCCCGATCGGGTCGAACAAAACCGTGATCGGCTTGGGCGACGACGCGGAGATCGTTTACGGCGGCTTCCGCATCATCAGTGAGTCGAACGTGATCGTCCGCAACCTGACGATCCGCGACAGCTACGTCGAGGGGGACGACGACGGCAAGACCCAGGATTACGACGGCATCCAGGTCGACAACAGCCACCACATCTGGATCGACCACGTCCACCTGACACGCATGGGCGACGGTTTGATCGACCTGCGCGGCGCGGGGCTCGACTACGTGACGATCTCCAACAGCATCCTCAGCGAACACAACAAAGCGCTCGGCGTCGGCTGGACCGACGACACGAACCAGAAGGTGACGATCCACCACACCTGGATCCACGACACGCACCAACGCAACCCGGCTTTCGACAACGTGATCGGCCACTTCTACAACAATCTGCTCGAGGACATCTCGAGCTATGGCCTGAACCCGCGTGGTTCGGCCCAGGTGGTCTCGGAGAACAACATTTTCGACAACGTTATTCGCGGGTACCTGGTGGAGGACAACGCCCAATTTGTGGCCAACGGCGACGTGCTGATCAACTCGGGTTCGCCCCTGCGTCCCCGCGGCACGCCGTTCTCGCCGAGCGACTACTACGACTACACGCTCGACCCGACTGATACCCTGCGCGAGCAGATCATGGCCAACTCGGGGCCGCAGACCTCGGTTGGCGTGTTACCGATCGCGGGCGACTACAACGCGGACGGTTCGGTCGACGCGGCCGACTTCACCGTGTGGCGCGACCGCCTCGGCGAGCCGGCCGGCGCGCTCCCGAATGACGCCAGCGGTCAGCCGATCGGCGACCCGCAGCTGCAGGTGTGGCGTGACAACTTCGGCCAGAACCAAGAGTTGATCCTCGCCTCGGCCAGCAGCGCGGTCCCCGAGCCGGGCGCGCTGGGATTGGTGTGGTGTGGGGCGCTGCTCTCAGTGTTCCGCGTTCGCCGTGCTCCGCGTCGCCGAGAATGA
- a CDS encoding CAP domain-containing protein: protein MTRTLPRCSWLVACAAVLLASLAAPPAAAQSGEEHDVETIEAPAGPPPETEVEPAEAVDHIVRRTDGFRQQEGRETLERHEKLMAAAEGFARYMAEHDRYGHHADGRAAAARVADEGYEYCVVTENIAYAFDGGGYESRGLADQFFEGWRDSPGHRENMLGPNVTETGVAVARSEKTGYWYAVQLFGRPRSAAIEFRVANESDASVSYTIGEKRYELPPRYVRRHLRCRPSPLRFDLRGGEAADTTREAVDGARYNVTESGGELRVEGAGG, encoded by the coding sequence ATGACTCGCACGCTTCCCCGTTGTTCGTGGCTCGTTGCCTGCGCCGCCGTTTTGCTTGCCTCGCTCGCGGCCCCGCCGGCCGCCGCCCAGAGCGGCGAGGAGCACGACGTCGAGACGATCGAGGCGCCCGCCGGCCCCCCGCCCGAAACCGAGGTCGAACCGGCCGAGGCCGTCGACCACATCGTCCGTCGCACGGACGGGTTCCGCCAGCAGGAGGGCCGTGAGACGCTCGAACGCCATGAGAAGCTCATGGCCGCGGCGGAGGGGTTCGCCCGTTACATGGCGGAGCATGACCGCTACGGGCACCACGCCGACGGCCGCGCGGCCGCGGCCCGCGTGGCCGACGAGGGCTACGAGTACTGCGTGGTGACCGAGAACATCGCTTACGCCTTCGACGGCGGCGGCTACGAGAGCCGGGGGCTCGCCGACCAGTTCTTTGAGGGCTGGCGTGACTCGCCTGGCCACCGCGAGAACATGCTCGGCCCGAACGTCACGGAGACCGGCGTGGCAGTCGCCCGCAGCGAGAAGACGGGCTACTGGTACGCCGTGCAGCTGTTCGGCCGGCCGCGCTCCGCGGCGATCGAGTTCCGCGTGGCGAACGAATCGGACGCGAGCGTGAGCTACACGATCGGCGAGAAGCGGTACGAGTTGCCGCCCCGCTACGTGAGGAGGCACCTGCGTTGCCGGCCCTCGCCGCTGAGGTTCGACCTTCGCGGCGGCGAGGCCGCCGACACGACGCGCGAGGCCGTCGACGGCGCCCGGTACAACGTGACCGAGTCGGGCGGCGAACTGCGTGTCGAGGGCGCCGGCGGGTGA
- a CDS encoding choice-of-anchor tandem repeat GloVer-containing protein, with the protein MDERFGFRLLAFVVASAACFSAPAATLTTLYNSDLGEGRHPNSGLVADASGALYGSTRYGGAYNFGSVYRIDPTTGDFATLVSFDYDVTGVTSPGDLLLHRDGMLYGTAAGSASYGPGVVFKIDPSTGELSFLDSFGGPHGWGPGRLMPGPSEKLYGVTSHYGDIGFLGGGTVFEFDLVAGELKTLAYFSDFDQGFFASSVIADAAGNLYGTTADGGVPGYHGTVFKYDRSNGDLTTLHSFDERNGDAPAGLLWGKDGLLYGTTHRGGYHHEGTLYRIDPETGDFELLYSFDSHEGIYPATGLLADAAGNLYGMATRGGAHGSGAVYKFDLSTAVLTTLFSFNGDNGIEPRGHLIADSQGNLYGTTYGGGAPGPGTVFMLSDTGFVVAPEPAGLLLAAIGLGGAAWRRRGDRP; encoded by the coding sequence ATGGATGAGCGTTTTGGATTCAGGCTGTTGGCGTTCGTGGTTGCGTCGGCGGCATGCTTCTCAGCCCCCGCGGCGACGCTCACGACGCTCTACAATTCTGATTTGGGAGAAGGGCGTCACCCCAACTCGGGGTTGGTCGCCGATGCATCCGGCGCTCTCTACGGCTCCACACGCTATGGCGGGGCATACAACTTCGGGTCGGTGTATAGAATCGATCCAACAACGGGCGACTTCGCCACTCTCGTCTCCTTCGACTACGATGTCACCGGTGTCACTTCCCCCGGCGACCTGTTGCTGCACCGTGACGGCATGCTTTACGGAACCGCCGCCGGATCCGCGTCGTACGGCCCTGGGGTTGTCTTCAAGATCGACCCTTCGACGGGCGAGCTCAGCTTTCTTGATAGTTTTGGAGGGCCCCACGGCTGGGGGCCCGGCCGGCTGATGCCCGGCCCTTCGGAGAAGTTGTACGGCGTGACTAGTCATTACGGAGACATTGGTTTCTTGGGGGGCGGAACTGTTTTCGAGTTCGACCTTGTGGCGGGAGAGTTGAAAACGCTGGCATACTTTTCCGATTTTGACCAAGGCTTCTTCGCGAGCAGTGTGATTGCAGACGCCGCCGGAAACTTATACGGAACAACCGCCGATGGAGGCGTCCCGGGTTACCACGGTACGGTGTTCAAGTACGATCGCTCGAACGGGGACCTGACGACGCTACATTCGTTCGATGAACGCAACGGTGACGCCCCAGCTGGATTGCTTTGGGGCAAGGATGGCCTCCTCTACGGCACAACCCACCGGGGGGGCTACCACCACGAAGGGACCCTATACCGAATCGATCCTGAGACTGGCGACTTCGAACTGCTTTACTCCTTTGATAGTCACGAGGGCATCTACCCCGCGACCGGTCTGCTCGCTGATGCCGCTGGCAATCTCTACGGCATGGCGACCCGTGGCGGAGCCCACGGATCAGGGGCGGTCTACAAATTCGATCTATCCACCGCCGTTCTCACAACACTGTTTTCCTTCAACGGGGACAACGGCATAGAGCCCCGCGGGCATTTGATTGCGGACTCGCAAGGCAATCTCTACGGTACGACGTACGGCGGCGGTGCTCCCGGCCCCGGCACGGTGTTCATGCTCTCCGACACTGGTTTTGTCGTGGCGCCGGAGCCGGCGGGATTGCTGCTCGCGGCGATCGGACTCGGGGGCGCAGCGTGGCGTCGGCGCGGCGATCGTCCGTGA
- a CDS encoding glycoside hydrolase family 2 TIM barrel-domain containing protein: MLLFRWYLVALLLMVHVATIAAGREVIDFDEGWRFRQDGGRGDDGWTAVRTPHDWSIAGPVREDAPTGGAGGFMPSGVGLYRKEFVTPTIPPHGRVSIEFDGVMAHSKVWINDELLGERPNGYVSFAYDLTDHLKGTGEKNLIEVRADTSAQPASRWYTGAGIYRHVRLVVAPPLRVARDGVFVTTPQITAERAEVRVAVETADERPQPSVRARIHAAIIDPAGRRVASSRTRLDPTGETTLKLTLLRPTLWDVDRPAMHRLVTQLVVRGEVVDEVVTPFGVRTAEFSSERGFVLNGESVKLKGVCLHHDGGAVGAAVPLRVWQRRLERLRALGVNAVRTAHNPVAPEFLDLCDRMGFLVMDEFFDCWTRGKNKHDYHRDFEEWWRRDLTDTVRRDRNHPSVLLYSVGNEIRDTHDTELAKRVLTGLVDACHAADPSRPVTQALFRPNVTHDYDNGLADLLDVVGTNYRDAELLQAWRDDPSRKIVGTEQNHDRSTWLRCRDNPQHSGQFLWCGIDYLGESRRWPVNTFDAGLLDRTGLVSPRGMERAGWWAEEPVLYVVRRVGRDAPIPVDPGYEEIEWVRKRVRFDDWNPLDNPMNAEAAQQIEVYSNAEEVELLLNGRSLGAKQIDPSAEPRQWSVAYEPGELVAIARNGVREVARRALRTAGEPAALRLKSDRPGLTADWDDVAHVEVEVVDAAGVLVPDATPQIEFAVEGPGRVIAVDNGSIVSTESYQASTRQALRGRCLAIVRADANEGTIRVTATAEGLESSSVVVRE; encoded by the coding sequence ATGCTGTTGTTCCGTTGGTATTTAGTCGCCTTGCTGCTGATGGTTCATGTCGCGACGATCGCGGCCGGACGCGAGGTCATCGACTTCGATGAAGGCTGGCGCTTCCGCCAAGACGGCGGCCGGGGCGACGACGGCTGGACGGCGGTCCGCACGCCGCACGACTGGAGCATCGCGGGCCCGGTGCGGGAAGACGCCCCCACCGGCGGCGCCGGCGGTTTCATGCCCTCGGGCGTTGGCCTGTACCGCAAGGAGTTCGTCACCCCCACGATCCCGCCGCACGGCCGGGTGTCGATCGAGTTCGATGGCGTGATGGCGCACTCGAAGGTCTGGATCAACGACGAGCTGCTGGGCGAGCGGCCCAACGGGTACGTCAGCTTCGCTTACGATCTGACCGACCACCTCAAAGGAACCGGCGAGAAGAACCTCATCGAAGTGCGGGCCGACACCTCCGCGCAACCGGCGTCGCGCTGGTACACCGGCGCCGGGATCTACCGCCACGTGCGGCTCGTCGTTGCGCCGCCGCTGCGCGTCGCGCGCGACGGGGTGTTCGTCACCACGCCCCAGATCACCGCCGAGCGGGCCGAGGTGCGGGTGGCGGTCGAAACGGCCGACGAGCGCCCGCAACCGAGCGTTCGGGCCAGGATCCACGCCGCGATCATCGACCCGGCCGGCCGCCGTGTCGCCTCGTCGCGGACGCGGCTCGATCCCACGGGCGAGACCACCCTGAAGCTGACCCTCCTGCGGCCCACGCTGTGGGACGTCGACCGCCCGGCGATGCACCGGCTCGTCACCCAGCTGGTCGTGCGCGGCGAGGTGGTCGACGAGGTCGTCACGCCGTTCGGCGTGCGCACCGCCGAGTTCAGCTCCGAGCGAGGCTTCGTGCTCAACGGCGAGAGCGTCAAGCTCAAGGGCGTTTGCCTGCACCACGACGGCGGGGCCGTGGGCGCCGCCGTGCCGCTGCGGGTGTGGCAGCGACGGCTCGAGCGGCTCCGCGCGCTCGGCGTGAACGCCGTCCGCACGGCCCACAACCCGGTCGCCCCCGAGTTCCTCGACCTGTGTGACCGGATGGGCTTTCTCGTCATGGACGAGTTCTTCGATTGCTGGACCCGCGGCAAGAACAAGCACGACTACCACCGCGACTTCGAGGAGTGGTGGCGGCGCGATCTCACGGACACGGTGCGCCGCGACCGCAACCACCCCAGCGTCCTGCTCTACAGCGTGGGCAACGAGATCCGCGACACGCACGACACGGAGCTCGCCAAGCGCGTGCTCACCGGCCTGGTCGACGCCTGCCACGCCGCCGACCCCAGCCGTCCGGTCACGCAGGCGCTGTTCCGCCCGAACGTGACGCACGACTACGACAACGGCCTGGCCGACCTGCTCGACGTGGTCGGCACAAACTACCGCGACGCCGAGCTGCTCCAGGCGTGGCGCGACGACCCGTCGCGCAAGATCGTTGGCACCGAGCAGAACCACGACCGCAGCACCTGGCTCCGCTGTCGCGACAACCCACAGCACTCGGGCCAATTCCTGTGGTGTGGGATCGACTACCTCGGCGAGTCGCGCCGCTGGCCCGTGAACACCTTCGACGCCGGCCTATTGGACCGCACCGGCCTCGTCTCCCCGCGCGGCATGGAGCGCGCCGGCTGGTGGGCTGAGGAGCCGGTGCTCTACGTCGTGCGGCGCGTCGGCCGCGACGCCCCGATCCCCGTCGACCCCGGCTACGAAGAGATCGAGTGGGTCCGCAAGCGGGTCAGGTTCGACGACTGGAATCCTTTGGACAACCCTATGAACGCGGAAGCGGCCCAGCAAATCGAGGTCTACAGCAACGCCGAAGAAGTGGAGCTCCTGCTCAACGGCCGATCGCTCGGCGCCAAGCAGATCGATCCCAGCGCCGAGCCGCGGCAATGGAGCGTCGCCTACGAGCCGGGCGAGCTGGTCGCGATCGCCCGCAACGGCGTCCGCGAGGTCGCCCGCCGCGCGCTCCGCACCGCCGGCGAGCCGGCCGCCCTGCGGCTCAAGTCGGACCGCCCCGGCCTCACAGCCGATTGGGACGACGTGGCCCACGTCGAGGTCGAGGTGGTCGACGCCGCCGGCGTGCTCGTGCCCGACGCGACGCCGCAGATCGAGTTCGCGGTCGAGGGCCCCGGCCGCGTGATCGCCGTGGACAACGGCTCGATCGTCAGCACCGAGAGCTACCAAGCGTCGACCCGCCAGGCGCTCCGCGGCCGCTGTCTGGCGATCGTCCGCGCAGACGCGAACGAGGGAACGATCCGCGTGACCGCGACGGCGGAAGGGCTCGAATCGTCCTCGGTTGTCGTGCGGGAGTGA
- a CDS encoding peroxiredoxin family protein has translation MNMFRSPGRPSLARPSLALLVAAALSSSAPLASAAEPPAKGDKAADFTLGKLGGGELKLSDALADGPVALIVLRGFPEYQCPACSRQVAEYVRHAEEFAAVGAQVVMVYPGPSGVLPAKAEEFMTDVELPEGFTLLLDPDYKFTNLYHLRWDAPRETAYPTTLVIGEDGVIDFAKVSKTHGGRTKADDALHALGHHSHEQGHATAE, from the coding sequence ATGAACATGTTCCGTTCGCCCGGCCGCCCGTCACTCGCTCGCCCATCGCTCGCCCTGCTGGTGGCCGCTGCCCTGAGTAGCTCTGCCCCGCTCGCCTCGGCCGCCGAGCCCCCGGCCAAGGGCGACAAGGCCGCCGACTTCACCCTCGGCAAGCTGGGCGGCGGCGAGCTGAAGCTGAGCGACGCCCTGGCCGACGGGCCGGTCGCGCTGATCGTGCTGCGCGGCTTCCCCGAGTACCAGTGCCCGGCCTGCTCGCGGCAGGTGGCCGAGTACGTACGCCACGCCGAGGAGTTCGCCGCGGTCGGCGCCCAGGTCGTGATGGTCTACCCCGGCCCCTCCGGCGTGCTGCCCGCCAAGGCCGAAGAGTTCATGACCGACGTCGAGCTTCCCGAGGGTTTCACCCTGCTGCTCGATCCCGACTATAAGTTCACGAACCTCTACCACCTGCGGTGGGACGCCCCGCGCGAGACGGCCTACCCCACCACGCTGGTGATCGGCGAGGACGGCGTGATCGACTTCGCCAAGGTGAGCAAGACGCACGGTGGCCGCACGAAGGCGGACGACGCCCTCCACGCCCTCGGCCACCACAGCCACGAGCAGGGGCACGCCACGGCCGAGTGA
- the rfbB gene encoding dTDP-glucose 4,6-dehydratase, translated as MPATLITGGAGFLGSEFVRQTLELGDETAVVLDALTYAGDRDNLPAEGDRLVFAQGDIADRPLVERLLREHGVTRIVNFAAESHVDRSIDDPGAFLRTNVLGVYELLTAALGHWRRLAGAEREAFRFVQVSTDEVYGSLGATGEFTEGSPYAPRSPYAASKAAGDHFVRSFHTTYGLPTIVTNGSNCYGPRQFPEKLVPLLAMKAMRGERLPIYGDGSNVREWLHTADACRAIRAVVEKGRPGESYNVGGGAERTNLEVARQVCRLVEKHFSEAPVKPVESLIELVADRPGHDFRYAVDATKLRSELGWTPEIGFDEGLDETVRWCVENLAWTERALQRAGYDGGRLGRGE; from the coding sequence ATGCCTGCGACCCTCATCACCGGCGGCGCCGGCTTCCTCGGCAGCGAGTTCGTCCGCCAGACTCTTGAGCTCGGCGATGAGACCGCCGTCGTGCTCGACGCGCTCACCTACGCCGGCGACCGCGACAACCTGCCCGCCGAGGGCGACCGCCTCGTCTTCGCGCAAGGCGACATCGCCGACCGGCCGCTCGTCGAGCGGTTGCTCCGTGAGCACGGCGTGACGCGCATTGTCAACTTCGCCGCCGAGTCGCACGTCGACCGCTCGATCGACGACCCGGGGGCGTTCCTGCGCACCAACGTGCTCGGCGTTTACGAGCTGCTCACCGCCGCGCTCGGCCACTGGCGCCGGCTCGCCGGCGCCGAGCGCGAGGCGTTCCGCTTCGTGCAGGTCTCGACCGACGAGGTCTACGGCTCGCTCGGCGCCACGGGCGAGTTCACCGAGGGCTCGCCGTACGCGCCGCGGTCGCCCTACGCGGCGTCGAAGGCGGCGGGCGACCACTTCGTGCGGTCGTTCCACACAACCTACGGCCTGCCGACGATCGTCACGAACGGCTCGAACTGCTACGGCCCGCGGCAGTTCCCCGAGAAGCTCGTGCCGCTGCTCGCCATGAAAGCGATGCGCGGCGAGCGGCTGCCGATCTACGGCGACGGGTCGAACGTGCGCGAGTGGCTGCACACGGCCGACGCCTGCCGGGCGATCCGCGCGGTGGTCGAGAAAGGCCGACCGGGCGAGTCGTACAACGTCGGCGGCGGCGCCGAGCGGACCAACCTGGAGGTCGCCCGCCAGGTTTGCCGGCTCGTCGAGAAGCATTTTTCTGAGGCGCCGGTCAAGCCGGTCGAAAGCCTCATCGAGCTGGTCGCCGACCGCCCCGGGCACGACTTTCGTTACGCGGTCGACGCCACGAAGCTTCGCAGCGAACTCGGCTGGACGCCCGAGATTGGCTTCGACGAGGGCCTCGACGAGACGGTCCGCTGGTGCGTCGAGAACCTCGCGTGGACCGAGCGGGCGCTCCAGCGGGCCGGCTACGACGGCGGCCGGCTCGGCCGCGGCGAGTGA
- a CDS encoding serine/threonine-protein kinase, with the protein MNAPPAPTDSPHVGDDQLRELLFDDVLIGDGHDGDGHIGDGHDDAHRAALDHVESCPVCRERLDALSGAGEFDVETRELLAELPTRDDVRTLGAAAQPEMLGRLGRYDVERVIGSGGMSIVYRGFDTELHRPVALKVLAPHLAHSGPARQRFGREARAAAAVVHEHVVAIHDVQTEGETPFLVMNYVDGESLQARVDRDGPLAPVEVLRIGAQAASGLEAAHEQGVVHRDIKPGNLLLESGLERALVTDFGLAQTVDEASLTQTGVVAGTPHYMSPEQASGAAVDWRSDLFSLGSTLYFAATGHPPFRADRAVGVLHRICRDAPTPLWRRRPETPDELSDVVDRLMTKKPGRRYASAAEAHDALQTALARLQRPRRWRFAGLKRLGRRRRVRVGLQLLVLTLLALLAANRLLQPGETRWSDPPPAAFAHQAFYSPEAQQWRSDVATIEQALDRLEATAAAETRAVPWVPQNDPWRVQADTLRRELISLPGAQMTHPPKNREKP; encoded by the coding sequence ATGAACGCCCCCCCAGCACCAACCGATTCGCCCCACGTGGGCGACGACCAATTGCGTGAGTTGCTGTTTGACGACGTGCTCATAGGCGACGGGCACGACGGCGACGGGCACATCGGTGACGGGCACGACGACGCCCACCGCGCGGCGCTCGACCATGTCGAGTCGTGCCCCGTTTGCCGCGAGCGGCTCGACGCGCTCTCGGGCGCGGGCGAGTTCGACGTGGAGACACGCGAGTTGCTCGCCGAGCTTCCCACCCGCGACGACGTTCGCACGCTCGGCGCCGCCGCACAGCCGGAGATGCTCGGTCGGCTCGGCCGCTACGACGTGGAGCGCGTGATCGGGTCGGGGGGCATGAGCATCGTCTACAGGGGATTCGACACCGAGTTGCACCGGCCGGTGGCGCTCAAGGTGCTCGCCCCACACCTGGCGCACAGCGGGCCGGCGCGGCAGCGGTTCGGCCGCGAGGCGCGGGCCGCCGCCGCGGTGGTCCACGAGCACGTGGTGGCGATCCACGATGTGCAGACCGAAGGCGAAACGCCCTTCCTGGTGATGAACTACGTCGACGGCGAGTCGCTCCAGGCGCGGGTTGACCGCGACGGGCCGCTCGCCCCGGTCGAGGTGCTGCGTATCGGCGCCCAGGCGGCGTCCGGGCTCGAGGCGGCTCACGAGCAGGGCGTGGTGCACCGCGACATCAAGCCGGGCAACCTGCTCTTGGAGAGCGGCTTAGAACGGGCTCTGGTGACCGACTTCGGCCTGGCCCAAACGGTCGACGAGGCGAGCCTCACGCAGACCGGCGTGGTGGCCGGCACGCCGCATTACATGTCGCCCGAGCAGGCGAGCGGCGCCGCGGTCGACTGGCGGAGCGACCTGTTCAGCCTCGGCTCGACGCTCTACTTCGCCGCAACCGGCCACCCGCCGTTCCGCGCCGACCGAGCGGTCGGCGTGCTCCACCGCATCTGCCGCGACGCCCCCACGCCGCTCTGGCGGCGCCGGCCTGAGACGCCCGACGAGCTTTCGGACGTGGTCGACCGGCTCATGACAAAGAAGCCCGGGCGACGCTACGCGTCGGCGGCCGAGGCGCACGACGCCCTGCAAACGGCGCTCGCCCGACTGCAGCGGCCCCGGCGTTGGCGATTTGCGGGGCTCAAGCGGTTGGGCCGCCGCCGGCGTGTACGGGTCGGCTTGCAGCTGTTGGTGTTAACGCTGCTCGCCCTGTTGGCTGCGAACCGGTTGCTCCAACCCGGTGAGACGAGATGGTCAGATCCGCCCCCTGCCGCCTTCGCGCATCAGGCGTTTTACTCGCCCGAGGCTCAGCAGTGGCGTTCCGACGTCGCGACGATCGAGCAGGCCCTCGACCGACTCGAAGCCACGGCCGCGGCGGAGACCAGAGCTGTCCCGTGGGTCCCGCAAAACGATCCGTGGCGCGTCCAAGCCGACACGCTGCGACGCGAGCTGATTTCCCTCCCCGGTGCGCAGATGACCCACCCTCCCAAAAACCGAGAGAAACCATGA
- a CDS encoding RNA polymerase sigma factor, which produces MNAPPPDTRMSLILRLGDADDEEAWRHFAELYEPVVYRLARSHGMQDADAREVVQEVLLSVSRAVERWTPDPERGRFRTWLGRITRNELINRLTRRKHQALGSGDSGVARWLGELADPATEATAEFDLEWRREAFRWAAERVRERVSPTNWRAFWMTSVEARTTDEAATTLGVSPGAVHVARSRVRARLRVEVRRLLEEEETLDPASEAKP; this is translated from the coding sequence ATGAACGCCCCGCCGCCCGACACCCGAATGAGCCTGATCCTCAGGCTCGGCGACGCGGACGACGAGGAGGCGTGGCGCCATTTCGCCGAGCTTTACGAGCCGGTCGTCTACCGGCTGGCCCGATCCCACGGCATGCAAGACGCCGACGCCCGCGAGGTGGTCCAAGAGGTGCTTCTGTCGGTCTCGCGGGCCGTGGAGCGGTGGACGCCCGACCCCGAGCGGGGGCGGTTCCGGACCTGGCTCGGGCGCATCACGCGCAACGAGCTGATCAACCGGCTCACGCGCCGCAAGCACCAGGCGCTCGGCAGCGGCGACTCGGGCGTCGCCCGCTGGCTCGGCGAGCTGGCCGACCCGGCCACCGAGGCGACGGCCGAGTTCGACCTCGAGTGGCGCCGCGAGGCGTTCCGCTGGGCGGCCGAGCGGGTGCGCGAGCGGGTGAGCCCGACCAATTGGCGGGCGTTCTGGATGACCAGCGTCGAGGCTCGCACGACCGACGAGGCAGCTACCACGCTCGGCGTTTCGCCCGGCGCCGTGCACGTGGCCCGCAGCCGTGTGCGGGCGCGGCTCAGGGTGGAGGTGCGCCGGTTGCTTGAAGAGGAGGAGACACTCGACCCCGCCAGCGAGGCAAAGCCATGA
- a CDS encoding phosphatase PAP2 family protein: MAISKTTLAARRRLKPGVLVGLPWRTTCVLLAAALGLALAADVRVAEAFHGWDPPGEVGNLLQVAEVFGNGFGVMLIVGVIAVMDPSNRYRSGRILTCGLGAGVMADVVKLLVARSRPRSIDFAAAPDLGLNDTFLGLMPMLSHDSNIQSFPSAHTASAFGLATALVLLYPHARGLFVALAVAVGMQRVFVGAHFPSDTVIGAVVGVLSARHCLGATRLGRFFGWAERKYLRFYGIDPAERADALAEPPEATEPARRCAA, encoded by the coding sequence TTGGCCATTTCTAAGACAACACTCGCCGCACGCCGACGCCTCAAGCCCGGTGTGTTGGTCGGGCTGCCGTGGCGCACGACCTGCGTGCTGCTGGCCGCGGCGCTGGGCCTCGCCCTGGCGGCCGACGTGCGCGTGGCCGAGGCCTTTCACGGCTGGGACCCGCCGGGCGAAGTGGGCAACTTGTTGCAAGTGGCCGAGGTGTTCGGCAACGGCTTTGGCGTGATGCTCATCGTCGGCGTGATCGCCGTGATGGACCCCTCGAACCGCTACCGCAGCGGACGGATCCTGACTTGCGGCTTGGGCGCCGGGGTGATGGCCGACGTGGTCAAGCTGCTTGTCGCACGGAGCCGGCCGCGGTCGATCGATTTCGCGGCGGCGCCCGACCTGGGGCTGAACGACACGTTCCTCGGCCTGATGCCGATGTTGTCGCACGACTCGAACATCCAGAGCTTCCCGTCGGCGCACACGGCGTCGGCATTCGGCTTGGCCACAGCGCTCGTGCTGCTCTACCCGCACGCCCGCGGCCTGTTTGTGGCGCTCGCCGTGGCGGTGGGCATGCAGCGGGTGTTCGTGGGGGCCCACTTCCCGAGCGACACGGTGATCGGCGCCGTGGTTGGGGTGCTCTCGGCCCGGCACTGCCTGGGCGCCACGCGTTTGGGCCGGTTCTTCGGCTGGGCCGAGCGGAAGTACTTGCGTTTCTATGGAATCGACCCCGCCGAGCGGGCCGACGCGTTGGCCGAGCCGCCCGAGGCGACCGAGCCGGCGCGGCGTTGCGCCGCCTGA